Proteins from a genomic interval of Amphiura filiformis chromosome 9, Afil_fr2py, whole genome shotgun sequence:
- the LOC140161058 gene encoding NEDD4 family-interacting protein 2-like, which produces MEEPPKYEEVCRDDAQCGVSHQATDQQQQECDQQQQPQRLTLALIVPPPSPADTSPNSPAHNKEAQTIEIPDEPPPPYVADDRPLLKDDEESYRQSQAQRSLEQKLVQAGLLSESDLQEDNGTALGNDLIFIIAFSLGFLFNWIGFLFAYCLCFSIAGRYGAISGMGASMIKWTFIAMYTDCCDEYMRSATCLMIALLLCGVLIFARGIYMYAKIKNQIARGMSPSRIVWYHM; this is translated from the exons ATGGAAGAGCCACCAAAATACGaggag GTTTGTAGAGACGATGCTCAGTGTGGAGTAAGCCATCAGGCAACGGATCAGCAACAGCAGGAATGTGATCAGCAACAGCAACCTCAACGCTTGACACTGGCTCTTATTGTGCCTCCACCCTCCCCAGCAGACACATCACCAAACAGTCCTGCTCATAATAAAG AAGCACAGACCATTGAGATACCAGATGAGCCTCCACCGCCCTACGTAGCTGATGACAGACCCTTACTGAAGGATGACGAGGAGAGCTATAGACAGTCACAAGCACAACGATCTCTGGAACAGAAACTTGTCCAAGCAGGCTTACTCTCG GAATCTGACCTTCAGGAAGACAATGGAACAGCATTAGGCAATGATCTTATATTCATCATAGCTTTCTCAT TGGGATTCCTATTCAATTGGATAGGCTTCTTGTTTGCATATTGCCTGTGCTTCAGCATAGCTGGTAGATATGGGGCCATATCAGGCATGGGAGCATCTATGATTAAATGGACATTTATTGCCATG TACACAGATTGTTGTGACGAATATATGAGAAGTGCTACCTGTCTCATGATAGCATTACTTCTGTGTG GGGTTCTGATATTTGCTAGAGGAATCTACATGTATGCAAAGATCAAGAACCAAATAGCAAGGGGTATGTCCCCATCTCGTATTGTATGGTATCATATGTAA